A segment of the Streptomyces diastaticus subsp. diastaticus genome:
GGCGACCGAGACGGCCCACTCCCAGGGGTACGGCGTGTGCTCGGCGAGGTGGTCGCCGAGGTCGGCTCCGTCCACGAACTGCATGACGAGGTACAACTCGTCGCCCTCGGTCCCCGCGTCGTGCACGGTCACCAGACCGGGGTGGTCGACCTGGGCGGTGACCCGGCACTCCCGCACGAAGCGGCGGCGCAGCTCCTCGGCCTCGGCTCCGGCCACCCGGTCGGGCCGCAGCAGCTTGACGGCGACGCGCCGGTCGAGCCGCTGGTCGTAGCCGGTCCACACCTGGCCCATGCCGCCCTGGCCGATGAGGGTGGAGAGTTCGTACCGGTCGGCGATGATCCGCCCGCTCAACGGGAGCCCTCCCGCGGTCCTTCGCCGTGGTCGTCACTGCGGCCGCCGGAGTCGCGCAGGTAGGCGCTGAGTTCGTCCAGCTCGGCCCGGACCTGGTCGATGCGCGCGGGCCCGCCGGGCGGCGGGGTGCCGGGCGCGGGTCGCGGTCCGGCCGGGCCGGGCGCCGGGGCGGACTGCGGGCGGGCCCAGGCGTCGCCCGCAGCGGTGGGCGCCGTCGGCGGGGCGTAGTGCTGGGGCTGGGGCTGGGGCTGCTGTGGCCGAGTCTGCTGCGGGTACGGGCCGGGGCGCTGCGGCATGGGGGCCGTGACGGGTCGGGTGACCGCGGCGTGCGGCGGGTACGGGGCGGCGTACGGCATACCGGGGTGTGCGCCCGGGGCGCCGGGGCGGCCGGTGCCGTAGAGCTTGCGGTCGTGGCGGATGTCGGCCCAGAGGAAGTACCAGACCACGGCGACCATGTTGAGCAGGGCGAGCATCACCGACACGTCGTCCAGGACGGTGGCGCTGTCGTCCACGTCGTCACCGGGCATGGCCCCGATCGCGAAGATCCCGACGGCCAGCGAGATGCCCGCCAGCGTCCAGTCCCGCTTCCTGCGGGTCACCGCGGCCAGCCGTACCAGGGCACCGAAGGCCAGGAAGCCGCAGGTCATCACGGCCAGAGCGGTGAACAGCACCCGCAGCCAGAGGCGTGCCTCCCTGGACGGACCCTGGGGCCCCGGGGCCACCGGGTAGGTGCTGTGCATGGGCCTGCTCCCTGAAGGTCGTGGGGGGTCCGCCGGTACGGCGTGCGGGTCCGAGCGTATACACCCGTCCGGATGGTCCGGACCCCGTCGTACGGAACCGTTCTTCTCCTGGTGACGCCCTGTGACACGTTCTGGTTCAGGAGGGCTCCGGTGCGGGCCCGTTCGCCGACGGTGGTCGCGGCCTGGGACGGCCGCCGGGGACGGCACGGCGGAGGCGAAGCCGGCGTCGGCGGAGGGGCCGAGGATCTCGCAGGCGGAGTGCCTCAAGGTGTTCGTGGAGAGGGGCGCCGCGCCGAAGGAGGAGGCGGTCGCCCACTCCCCCACGCGTGACAGCGGCGACGCACGGCGACGGCGACGCACGACGACGGCACCGGGCCGGAGTGGGCACCACACGGGGGTGCCCACTCCGGCCCGGCGCCTCACTGCCCGAAGGGCGTTCCTCGCCCGGCCCGCGTCTACTTCGCGCTGAAACGGTCCGGCGCCTCGGTGGGCGCGTCCCCCTCCGGCAGCTTCTCCTGCGGGCAGCCGTCGAGAATCGTCCGCATGGCGTCGCGCTCCTCGGCGGTCACCCACACCTCGTACTTCGTCTTCACCGCCACCTGCCCGGCGACATACGCGCACCGGTACGTCCTGTTCGGCGGCAGCCACTTCGCGGCGTCGCCGTCACCCTTGGCACGGTTGGGGCTCGCGTTCACCGCGAGGAGGTTGAGCGGATCGTTGGCGAAGGCTATGCGCTTGGCCGGCTCCCACTCCGAAGCCCCCTTCTTCCAGGCGTCGGAGAGGGCGACCAGGTGGTCGATGTCCACCTTGCTGGCGCCGCGCTTGAACTGCACGTCCTCGCCCGAGTACGGGTCGTCCTTCAGCGTGCCGGAGACCACCACGCAGTCGTCGCCGTCCTTGTACTCCACCTCGGCGAGGTCGCGCTTCAGGATGTCGTCCCGCGTACCGCAGGAGTTGCCGTCCACGTCGGCCCAGGCCGACCCGAACCGCTCCCGCCCGTACCCGTCCTTGCTCCCCTCGTCCTTCACCGTCAGCGCCTCCAGCGCCGCCAGCGCCGTCCCGGTGGCGGCTCCGCCCTTGGCGCCCTCCCCGCCGGCCCCGTCACTCCCGGTCGACGGCTCCCCGAGCCCACACCCCGCGCTCCACAGCAGCGCCCCGACCGCGAGCCCCACCATCCCGTACCGCCGCACCGTCACCACGCACACCCTTCTCTCGCCCTGCCCTGCTTCCGTCCCCGATCCCAGAGGCATCCTCCCCTGCGGGGTGACGGGCAGTCGGGCGGGGTGGGGCGTGACGGGGGCGGGGCGGGGGCGCATGGGGATCGGGAGGTGCGTCGGTATGATCCGACCGCCACGCGGTGCCGAGCGGGTCGGAGGGCCAGGGTGACCATCCGCCACACGATCGAACAGGTCGCGGAGCTGCCGCCCGCGCTCGCGGCCGCCCTCGGGATCTTCGTGCTCGCGCTGATCGTCCTGGTGGCCCGGGGGCTGCTCCGCCTGCCGGACCACACCAGGCTCAGCAGCCCGGAAGCGCGCGAGCGCGCCCGGCGCCGCACGGAGAGCCGCCGACGGCAGCAGAAGCTGCGCGCACGCCGGGAGTCCCTGCAACGCTGGCCACGCCGACGCTGGATCCGGCTCCCCCCTGCCGCGCCACCGACACCATGACGACCGCCGGCGAGGAACGCGCCGGCGCCGCCCTCGACGCCGGCGAACACCCCGGCGACCACGTCCTCGGGGGGGCGCGACGCTGGAGCTGGACCTGGCCGCGCCGAGCACGATCCTGGGGGACTGGCGGCGGGCGGTGGAGGACGGTCGCGGGGTCTTGAGGGCCGCGAGTAGCCCATGGCAGGCTCCCACCGCATGATCGATGAATTCGCGAAGGACAACCTGCACGGGAGACTGCGGCGGGACCGCGAGGCACTGGTCTGGAAGCTGGACGGCTTGTCCGAGTACGACACCCGCCGACCGCTGACAGTGACCGGGAGCAACCTCCTCGGCCTGGTCAAACACGTGGCAAACGTCGAGGCCAGGTACTTCGGCGAGGTGTTCGGCTGCGCTTTTCCGGAACCGCTGCCCCGGTGGCAGGACCACGACGGCAGCGATCTGTGGGCGACTGAGGACGAGAGCCGCGATCAGATCATCGATTTCTACCGGCGCACGTGGGAGCACGCGGACGCGAGGATCGAGGAGCTTCCCCTCGATGCGCCCGGCCATGTGCCGTGGTGGCCGGAGCCTCATTCCCACACGAACCTGTTCGCCGTCATGGTCCACGTCCTCGGCGAGACCAACCGGCATGCCGGGCACGCCGACATCCTGCGTGAAGGCGTCGACGGCCGAACCGGGATGCGCCCCGAACACGAGGTGCAGACCGATGAGGAAGCCCGCGACGCCTACTGCGCGAAGATCGAGCGAGCCGCCAGATCGGCCGCGTCGGCCAAGCACAGAGGGCCTGTGCCACGTGACCTGATGTTCGATCGGCACGATGGCGGCCGTGAGAGCCGGAGAGGGCGAGGGTGGCCGCCTCGTCCGGGGTGGGGAGGCGGGCAGTGACGTCCTCCTCGACCCAGGCGCCGACGTGGCCCAGTTCTGCGAGCAGGCGTACCGCTCCCCCGCGGATCTTGGCCGTTCCGGCGAGGGCGGTCCCCCGGGCGATCGACGCGGGGTAGTAGGTGTCCGTCAGCTCGCAGGGCTCGTCGTCGGCGTACATGATGCGGCGGCGGGCGATCACCGGCTGGCCGGGCTCCAGTCCCAGCCGCCCGGCGACGAGTTCGGGCGCGGGAACTTCGCCCGCCTGGACGATGCGCTGCGTCCCGCGCCGTCCCTCGGCCCGCGCCTCGGCCGCCCACGCGTCACCCCCGGCACCGCCTGCCGCGAGATACCTGGCGGACGTACTGGCCCTCTCGGCGTCGCCCACGACCCACCGTCCTCTCGGCTCTTCCCGCGCGATCCACGGGACCACACACCCGGCGACCGTTCCAGACAGCCGAACTCACCCTGGCTGGGATTCGCGCATGTCGGTGGGGAGAGGCGGATGCTCCCGTGTTGATCCTCTCGCAGCCGGTCACCAACGCCGTGGTGCACGGTTCTCCCCCGGAGGACACCCACCGACGTGACCGCCCCTCCGCCTTGGCCACCCCTGCCCGCGGGCTCCTGGACCTGACATGCCGGCCATGCGCCGAGGGGCGGCCCGTACACCCCGGCCCGCGACCGGGGTGAGAGCCGCCCCGGGCCGCTACGACCCCAGGATCGACGTCAGGAACTCCCCCACCCAGGACAGCAGCTCCCGCCCCACCACGGGCTTTCCCCCGATCTTCCCGGTCGTGGGTCGCGGGACGAGGATCTGGTGGGTGTTGGCCTTGACGACCGTGCGGGGGTAGAGGCGGTTGAGGCGGAGTTGCTGGGATTCCCGGAGTTCCACGGGACCGAAGCGGACGTTGTTGCCCTGGAGGACGATCTCCGCGACGCCGCACGAGCGGGCGAGCATACGGAGGCCGGCGACGAGGAGGAGGTTCTCGACGGGCTCGGGGAGCTTGCCGTAGCGGTCGGTGAGTTCCTCGCGGACGGCGCGGATGTCGTCCTCGGTGGTGGCGGAGGCGATGGCGCGGTACGCCTGGAGACGCAGGCGCTCGCCGGGGGCGTAGTCGTGCGGGACGTGGGCGTCGACGGGGAGTTCGATCTTGACCTCGGGGGCCGGTTCCTCCTCGACCCCGCCGTCGAGGGCCGCACGGTAGTCGGCGACGGCCTCGCCGACCATGCGGACGTACAGGTCGAAGCCGACGCCGGCGATGTGGCCGGACTGCTCGCCGCCGAGGAGATTGCCGGCGCCGCGGATCTCCAGGTCCTTCATGGCGACGTACATGCCGGCGCCCATCTCGGTGTGCTGGGCGATGGTGGCGAGGCGCTCGTGGGCGGTCTCGGTCAGGGGCTTCTCGGGCGGGTAGAGGAAGTAGGCGTAGCCGCGTTCGCGGCCCCGGCCGACGCGGCCGCGGAGCTGGTGGAGCTGGGAGAGGCCGAAGTTGTCGCCGCGCTCGACGATGAGGGTGTTGGCGTTGGAGATGTCGATGCCGGACTCCACGATGGTGGTGGAGACCAGGACGTCGAACTTCTTCTCCCAGAAGTCCACGACGACCTGTTCCAGGGCCTGTTCGGACATCTTCCCGTGGGCGGTGGCGATCCTGGCCTCGGGGACGATCTCGCGGAGCCGGGCGGCGGCCTTGTCGATGGACTCGACCCGGTTGTGGATGTAGAAGACCTGCCCCTCGCGGAGGAGTTCGCGGCGGATGGCGGCGCCGATCTGCTTCGGGTCGTAGGGGCCGACGAAGGTGAGGACCGGGTGGCGCTCCTCGGGCGGGGTGGTGATCGTCGACATCTCGCGGATGCCGGTGACCGCCATCTCCAGGGTGCGCGGGATGGGCGTGGCGGACATGGTGAGGACGTCGACGTTGGCGCGGAGCTTCTTCAGCTGCTCCTTGTGCTCGACGCCGAACCGCTGCTCCTCGTCGACGATGACCAGGCCGAGGTCCTTGAACCTGGTCTCGGAGGAGAAGAGGCGGTGGGTGCCGATGACGATGTCGACGGAGCCGTCCCGCAGCCCCTCCAGGGTGGCCTTGGCCTCGGCGTCGGACTGGAAGCGGGAGAGGGCTCGGACGTTCACCGGGAACTGCGCGTACCGCTCGGAGAAGGTGCCGAAGTGCTGCTGCACCAGGAGGGTGGTGGGGACGAGGACGGCGACCTGCTTGCCGTCCTGGACGGCCTTGAAGGCGGCGCGGACCGCGATCTCGGTCTTGCCGTACCCGACGTCGCCGCAGATCAGACGGTCCATCGGGACCGTCTTCTCCATGTCGTCCTTGACCTCGGCGATGGTGGAGAGCTGGTCGGGCGTCTCCATGTACGGGAAGGCGTCCTCCAGTTCGCGCTGCCAGGGGGTGTCCTGGCCGAAGGCGTGGCCGGGGGCGGCCATCCGGGCCGAGTAGAGCTTGATGAGGTCGGCCGCGATCTCCTTGACGGCCTTCTTCGCGCGCGCCTTGGTCCTGGTCCAGTCGGCGCCGCCGAGCCGGTGCAGGGTGGGTGCCTCGCCGCCGACGTATTTGGTGACCTGTTCGAGCTGGTCGGTGGGGATGTAGAGGCGGTCGCCGGGCTGGCCGCGCTTGGCGGGGGCGTACTCGACGAGGAGGTACTCGCGGGTGGCGCCCTGGACGGTGCGCTGGACCATCTCGATGTAGCGGCCCACGCCGTGCTGCTCGTGGACGATGTAGTCGCCGGGCTCCAGGGTGAGCGGGTCGATGGTCTTGCGGCGCCGGGTGGGCATCCGCTGGCCGTCCTTGCCCGCCGCCTTCTGGCCGGAGAGGTCGGTCTCGGTGAGCACGGCGAGCTTGAGGCGCTCGTCGGTGAAGCCGTGGTCGATGGCGCCGCAGGCGACGTGGACCACGGACGGGCCGATCTCGGCGAGGTCCCCGTCGAGCCGGGCCGGGA
Coding sequences within it:
- a CDS encoding DinB family protein, which produces MIDEFAKDNLHGRLRRDREALVWKLDGLSEYDTRRPLTVTGSNLLGLVKHVANVEARYFGEVFGCAFPEPLPRWQDHDGSDLWATEDESRDQIIDFYRRTWEHADARIEELPLDAPGHVPWWPEPHSHTNLFAVMVHVLGETNRHAGHADILREGVDGRTGMRPEHEVQTDEEARDAYCAKIERAARSAASAKHRGPVPRDLMFDRHDGGRESRRGRGWPPRPGWGGGQ
- the mfd gene encoding transcription-repair coupling factor, which translates into the protein MSLHGLLDAVIEDPALSQALKAAGDGHLLAADLVGPPAARPFTVAALARETGRTVLAVTATGREAEDLAAALRTLLPPDGIVEYPSWETLPHERLSPRSDTVGRRLAVLRRLAHPDADDPGTGPVSVVVASVRSVLQPQVKGLGDLEPVALRAGRTTDLEEVVRALAAAAYSRVELVEKRGEFAVRGGILDVFPPTEDYPVRVEFWGDEVEEIRYFKVADQRSLEIAEHGLWAPPCRELLLTDQVRERAAALAEDHPELGELLGKIAEGVAVEGMESLAPVLVDEMELLLDVLPEGAMALVCDPERVRTRAADLVATSLEFLQASWAASAEGGQAPIDVGAASLRGIADVRERARELGMMWWSVSPFAADEETYDGDTWQLGMRAPETYRGDTARALADTKRWLGEGWRTVFVTEAHGPAARTVEVLGSEGVPARLDGDLAEIGPSVVHVACGAIDHGFTDERLKLAVLTETDLSGQKAAGKDGQRMPTRRRKTIDPLTLEPGDYIVHEQHGVGRYIEMVQRTVQGATREYLLVEYAPAKRGQPGDRLYIPTDQLEQVTKYVGGEAPTLHRLGGADWTRTKARAKKAVKEIAADLIKLYSARMAAPGHAFGQDTPWQRELEDAFPYMETPDQLSTIAEVKDDMEKTVPMDRLICGDVGYGKTEIAVRAAFKAVQDGKQVAVLVPTTLLVQQHFGTFSERYAQFPVNVRALSRFQSDAEAKATLEGLRDGSVDIVIGTHRLFSSETRFKDLGLVIVDEEQRFGVEHKEQLKKLRANVDVLTMSATPIPRTLEMAVTGIREMSTITTPPEERHPVLTFVGPYDPKQIGAAIRRELLREGQVFYIHNRVESIDKAAARLREIVPEARIATAHGKMSEQALEQVVVDFWEKKFDVLVSTTIVESGIDISNANTLIVERGDNFGLSQLHQLRGRVGRGRERGYAYFLYPPEKPLTETAHERLATIAQHTEMGAGMYVAMKDLEIRGAGNLLGGEQSGHIAGVGFDLYVRMVGEAVADYRAALDGGVEEEPAPEVKIELPVDAHVPHDYAPGERLRLQAYRAIASATTEDDIRAVREELTDRYGKLPEPVENLLLVAGLRMLARSCGVAEIVLQGNNVRFGPVELRESQQLRLNRLYPRTVVKANTHQILVPRPTTGKIGGKPVVGRELLSWVGEFLTSILGS
- a CDS encoding HNH endonuclease family protein → MVGLAVGALLWSAGCGLGEPSTGSDGAGGEGAKGGAATGTALAALEALTVKDEGSKDGYGRERFGSAWADVDGNSCGTRDDILKRDLAEVEYKDGDDCVVVSGTLKDDPYSGEDVQFKRGASKVDIDHLVALSDAWKKGASEWEPAKRIAFANDPLNLLAVNASPNRAKGDGDAAKWLPPNRTYRCAYVAGQVAVKTKYEVWVTAEERDAMRTILDGCPQEKLPEGDAPTEAPDRFSAK